DNA from Oceanibaculum indicum P24:
CCGGCAATACCGGCCTGGGGCTGGCACTGGTCGCGGCACAGAAGGGCTACAAGCTGCTGCTCATCATCCCGGACAAGATGAGCCAGGAGAAGATCAACCATCTGCGCGCGCTGGGGGCGGAGATCGTCATGACCCGCTCCGATGTCGGGCGCGGTCATCCGGCCTATTACCAGGACATGGCGGAGCGGTTGGAGAAGGAGATTCCCGGCGGCTTCTGGGTGAACCAGTTCGCCAACCCGGCCAACCCGCTGGCGCACGAGACCGGCACCGGTCCGGAAATCTGGGCGCAGATGGATGGCGACATGGATGCGATGGTCTGCGGCGTCGGCTCCGGCGGCACGCTGTCCGGGCTGGGACGCTACTTCAAGAAGACCGCACCCCATGTCGAGATGGTGCTGGCCGACCCCAAGGGCTCGATCCTGGCCGAGGCCAGCCGGTCGGGCCATATCGGCGAGGCCGGCTCCTGGCTGGTCGAGGGCATCGGCGAGGATTTCATTCCGCCAAACTGCGACCTCGACCTGGTCGGCAGCGCCATCACCATCGATGACCGGGAGGCCTTCGCCACGGTGCGCGAGTTGCTGATGAAGGAAGGCATCCTGGCCGGCACCTCTTCGGGCACGCTGATCGCCGCCGCCCTGCGCTACTGCCGCGCCCAGACCACGCCGAAGCGTGTCGTCACCTTCGTCTGCGACAGCGGCAACAAGTACCTCTCCAAGGCCTATAATGATTTCTGGCTGCAGGATCAGGGGCTGACCGCCCGCGAAAAGACCGGCGATCTGCGCGACCTGATCGCCCGGCAGGCGGTGCGCGGCGAGGTGATCAGCGTGGAGCCGGGCGACACGCTGCTGACCGCCTATGGCCGCATGCGGCTCTACGATATCTCGCAGCTGCCGGTGCTGGCCGATGGGCGCCTTGCCGGCATCCTCGACGAAAGCGACCTGCTGCTGGCGACGCACGACAACCCGGACGGCTTCCGGCGGCCGGTGTCGGGGGCCATGACCAGCCGGCTGGAAACCGTCGCGCCCACCGCGAAAATCGCCGACCTGATGCCGATCTTCCGCAAGGACCATGTCGCCATCGTGGTCGAAGGCGAGAAATTCCTCGGCCTCATCACCAAGGTCGATCTCATCAACCATCTCCGTCAATCGGTGGCCTGAACGATGACCCAGAACAAGACCAACCGCGCCGGCTTCGGCACGCGCGCCATCCATGCCGGCCAGGAGCCGGACCCGACAACCGGCGCCATCATGGTGCCGATCTACGCCACCTCGACCTATGTGCAGCAGAGCCCCGGCGTGCATAAGGGCTACGAATATTCGCGCAGCCAGAACCCGACGCGCATGGCGCTGGAAGCCTGCGTCGCCGATCTGGAAAATGGCGAGGCGGGATTCGCCTTCGCCTCCGGCCTTGCCGCCATGGGCACGGTGCTGGAGCTGCTGGACAGCGGCAGCCATGTCATCGCCATGGACGATCTCTATGGCGGCTCCTACCGGCTGTTCGAGAATGTGCGCAAGCGCTCGGCCGGGCTGGAATTCTCCTTCGTCGACCTGTCCGACCCGGCGGCGCTGGAAGCCGCAATCCGGCCGAACACCAAGATGGTCTGGGTCGAAAGCCCGACCAACCCGATGCTGCGGCTGGCGGATTTCCAGGCGATTGCCACCATGGCGAAGAAGCACGGCCTCATCGCGGTGGCCGACAACACCTTCGCCTCGCCCTATGTGCAGAAACCGCTGGATCACGGTTTCGACATCGTCATCCATTCGATGACCAAGTATCTGAATGGCCATTCCGACATGGTGGGCGGCGTCGCCGTAGTACGCGAGGGCAGCCCGCACCGCCAGCCTCTGGCCTATCTGCAGAACGCCATCGGCTCGGTTGCCGGACCATTCGACAGCTTCCTGGCACTGCGCGGGCTGAAGACGCTGCATCTGCGCATGGAGCGGCACTGCGCCAACGCGCTGGCCATCGCGCAATGGCTGGAGGCCCACCCGAAGATCGAGAAGGTGGTCTATCCCGGTCTTGCCAGCCATCCGCAGCACGAGTTGGCGAAGCGGCAGATGATCGGCGGCTTTGGCGGCATCGTCACCGCCGTCATCAAGGGCGGGCTCGACGAGAGCCGGCGCTTCCTGGAGCGCACCAAGCTGTTCGCCCTGGCCGAGAGCCTGGGCGGTGTTGAAAGCCTGATCGAGCATCCGGCGATCATGACGCATGCCTCGATCCCGCCGGACATCCGCGCTGAACTCGGCATTTCCGACGGGCTGGTGCGGCTCTCCGTCGGCGTCGAGGATCTGACCGACCTGCTCGCCGATCTGGAAAACGCGCTGGCTTAGGAAGGACGTCTTTCTCCACCCGTCACCCCCGCACTCGTTGCGGGGGTCCAGGTTTCCGCTTGCTGGATCATCTGTCGAGCGGGCTGAACCCTGGATTCCCGGCACAAGGCCGGGAATGACAGCCAGTGCGTAGTGGCGACAGACTATGGGGGTCCTGCCCCCTCACCCGGCTCGCTGGCGCTCACCACCCTCTCCCGCAAGGGGGAGAGAGTTTTAATCGCGTTCTCATTTTCTCTTTCCCTCTCCCCCGGAGGGAGAGGGTTACGAAGCCTTGTGAGCGAAGCGAACTAGGCGCAGCTGGGTGAGGGGGATTGGAGGGATACCTGTTCGCCCCCCTCTCCGCCCGGAACAGGGCAGGCGCGCGGAGATGATGGTTGCGCGCAAGGCAAAGCGGGTTCTTACTGAAAAAAACGCCCGCATTCTCAAGATTCAACGCCAATGCCGCCTTCTTCCACCAGCCGCACGCAAGCCGTCTGGGTCGCCCTGTCGCCGCTGCTCTTCACCTTCCTGTGGAGCACCGGCTTCGTCGGCGCGAAATTCGGCCTGCCCTATGCCGAGCCGCTGACCTACCTGCTGCTGCGCTTCCTGCTGGCGGCGGCGCTGCTGGTGCCGATTGCCCTGATGCTGAAGATCAGCTGGCCGAAACCGCATGAGATCAAGCATGTAGCCCTAGTCGGGCTGCTGGTGCAGGGCGTCTATCTGGGCGGCGTGTTCATCGCCATCCATCATGGCGTGCAGGCCGGCGTCGCGGCGCTGATCGTCAGCGCGCAGCCGATTCTGACGGCCGCCCTGGCCGGCCCGATGCTGGGCGAGAAGGTCACCCGCCGGCAATGGCTGGGCCTGTTGTTCGGCCTGGCCGGTGTCGCCGCCGTGATCGTGGAGAAGATCGACACCGCCAGCGCCAGCGCCGCCTGGGCAACGCTCTATACGGTCGCCAGCCTGCTCGGCATCACGCTGGGCACGCTGTACCAGAAGAAATACTGCCACGGGGTCGATGTGGTGGGCGGCAATTGCGTGCAGTTCATCACCGTCATCTTCGCCTTCGGGCTGTGTGCGCTGCTGTTCGAGACGAATGTGGTGCACTGGACCGGCGAGTTCGTCTTCGCCCTGGTCTGGCAGTCGGTCATCCTGTCCATCGGTGCCACCACCCTGCTCTATGTGCTCATCAAGCGCGGGGCGGCCTCGCAGGTCGCCAGCCTGTTCTACCTGGTGCCGCCCTTCACCGCGATCCTGGCCTGGCTGATGTTCGGCGAGACCTTCGGCATCTCCGCCATCATCGGCATGGTGCTGGTTGCCGTCGGCATTATCCTGATCCGCACCAATGGCAGCGGCAGGAGGCGCCCGGCATGAGCGACGTGCAGCAGCCCGGCGACCAACCGCGGCAGCCCTCCTCCCCGGAGACCCGCAAGCGCGCCTTCAAGCTGCTGTTCTTCAGCCTGACCTGCCTTGGCATGGGCCAGTCGCTGATGTTCGCCAACCTGCCGCCGATTGCCCGCGAGCTTGGATTCTCCGAGTTCCATGTCGGCGCGATCTTCATGGTCTCCGCCATCTTCTGGGTGTTCTGCGCGCCGATGCTGGGCCGCCGCAGCGACATCTGGGGCCGCCGTCCGGTCATTCTGGTCGGGCTGGTCGCCTATGCCGTCTCGACAGCCGCCTTCGGCTTCATCATCCAGATGGCGCTGTGGGGCTGGCTGACCGTCATTCCCGCCGTCGTGCTGCTGGTGCTGGCGCGCATTCTCTATGGCGCGCTGGGGGCCGGCACTATCGCCGCCGGCCAGGCCTACGTCGCCGACCGTACCAGCCGGGCGGAGCGCGTGCGCGCCGTCGCCGGCATGAATGCCGGCTTCAGCCTGGGCGTCACAATCGGCCCCGGCGTGGGGGCGGCGCTGGTGGTGTTCGGCCTGCTGATGCCGTTCTACGGCATCGCCCTGCTGGCGCTGGTCAGCGCCGTATCGCTCTATCTGATGCTGCCCGAGCAGACCCCGCCCAAGGGCCAGACGATGCGGCCCCGGCTCAGCCCGTTCGACCGGCGTGTGTGGCCCTTTCTGCTGGCCAGCATCATGATCACCACGGTGCAGGCGCTGACGATCCAGACCGCCGCCTTCTATTTCATGGATGTGCTGGGGCTGGCCGCCGCCGAGACGGTGCAGTATGTCGGCGTCGGGCTGATGGCATCCGCCATGGCCGCCGTGCTGGCGCAGCTTGCCATCATCCCGCGCCTGAACCCCTCGGCGCAGTTCCTGATGCGCATCGGCTGCGTCATTGGCATCGCCGCCTACACCATCTTCCTGCTGGCCGACAGCTATGGCCCGCTGGTGTTCGCGCTGGTCGTCTCCGGCCTCGCCTTCGGCCTCGCCCGCCCCGGCATCGCCGCCGCCGCCTCGCTGTCGGTCAGGCAGGACGAGCAGGGATCGGTGGCCGGTCTGGTCGGCGCGACGGGGGCGGCCGGGCATGTGATCTCGCCAATCTTCGCCATGCCGCTCTACAAGCTGGACCCCAGCCTGCCCTACCTCGCAGGCGTGATCCTGTTCGTGATGTTCGGCCTGATGGTCATGCTGAACGGTACCATCCGGCGCGCCGGCCGCAGCCTCGCCGAGGAGGGCCAGGGCGGCCCCGACAGCCCGACCAGCCTGTAGCAGGAAAGAAGTGCCCCGGCACTTAACGAGCGTATCTCAGTTTGAATTCCGGCTTCCCGAATGGAATGCGGTCCGCCCGGAAGCGAGCTGCCAACAACCACTTCGCGCCCTCATTTCGGCCGCTCGATTGACCCTTGAGACTTCCCGTAAGCCGACATTACTTATGAGGTAGCCAAGCGTCAGCCGATTACTTCGGCGTGTATATTCGAATCCCACGCGGTCCGCCAAATGCCGCCAACTGCCCTCTATAGCGCGATATTGCCGTCGGTCACCGTACTTGCACCAAGCGCCCCTGAGAACCGCCGATTCGACGCTATGGTCCGACTATCTGTGCTCAGCACCATCGACCGGCGCAGCGTTATTGTGGCCACCATGGCTTCTTTTGGTCATTCGCGTCCGGCTCACGCGCAGGCAGTGTCAAGCCCAAGGCGGAGGTAGCTCTAGGCCGCCGGCCTCGCACCGCGTCGCCGTCCGCCTTCCTCGCACGATGAGACGATTCTAGTCGCCTAGGCCAGCCTTTTGGACGGATGTGCAACAATCCAGGACCACCGAATATTTAATGTCCCTGACCGTGAGCATTCCTTCGGATCATGCCACATCCAAGGGCGGAGCCTGGAACTCGTTGGGTGATTGTGCCGATCGGCGGAGACTATTTGTCATGTCGGCCGGTTGCTTCGAACGCCGCGATCAAGGCGTCGATCACCGCCTGAAGTCTGGGCTCCATATCCAGCCCGGCCACGACAGCCTGCTCCACATGAGCGGGATGGACGAACACGGTGACCGCGTCGCGCACCACACCCGCAGAGGTGTCGAGGTCACGGATGCGGAACTCACCCCCCGCGATCCCGTCCTCCAACACCTGGCGGACGAGCCCGGTCATGCGTCGCGCATAGTCGGTGACAAGGTCCGGGCGTTCGGCCACGATCCGGCGGTAGAGGCCGTGGATCTCCGGGTCCTCGCCGAGTTTGGCGCGTTTGCTGCGGTGGAGCGCCAGGACGAGGCCGCGCAGCCGCTCTGCCGCAGGACCCTCGGCCTTCGCGAAGCGCGCCGCCAGTTCGGCTTCCTCGGCCATCGTCCGCGCAGCAAGGGCGTCGAAGATATCCGCCTTCGACCGGAAGTGCCGGTAGATCGCCGAATGCGACAGGCCCATGGCCTTGGCGATATCGACCACGTTGGTCTTGGCCTCACCAAAGCGACGGACCTGCTCGGCAGCCGTGTCGAGAATGCGGTCGCGATGATCGGGCGCGTCGGTTGTCATGCGCAGCTTCTACCGGACAGATGGAAGTATTGCAACAAGTAACATATTACATAATATGTATTGTGTAATATGGTTTCGTGTGACACGTTGGGACAAACCCCACCTTAGGAGAGTCCCATGAGCCACTATCCTCACCAAAGTCCGGCCCGCTTGGCCCTCGTCACTGGAGGCTCTGGTTTCGTCGGCGGACATCTCATCCGCCGCCTGCTTGCCGATGGCTGGCGCGTCCGCGCGCTTGGGCGCAGCGTCGAAGCGCTGGCGGGCGTTCAGGTGCTCGACGCCGAACCGGTCGCGGGCGACCTTTCGGACCGTGCCGCGCTGACCCGTGCGATGGAGGGTGTCGAGGTCGTGTTCCACGTCGCGGCGCATTTCAAGCTTTGGGGGCCGATGTCCCTGTTCCGCCGGATCAATGTCGAAGGCACCCGCAATGTTGTCGAGGCTGCCGATCGGGCCGGCGTGCGCCGCGTCGTCTATGTCAGCGCCGCCGCCGTCGTCATGGGCCGCCCCGAACCGATGCGTGGCGTGACCGAGGACATGCCCCTGCACAAGATGCCGTTTGCCCCTTACTCCACATCCAAGGCCGAAGCGGAGGAAGTGCTACTCGCTGCGAACGGCCGCCGCGCGGGCTTCTCCATCGTGGCCATCCGCCCGCCTTTCATCTGGGGCCCGGATATGCCGGCGCTCGACCACATGGTCGAGACCGTACGCGCCGGGCATTTCCAATGGGTCGCGGGCGGCGGACAGGCGCTTTCCACCTGCCATGTCGAGAACCTTTGCCACGCGCTGATCCTCGCCGCCGATCACGGATCAGGCGGGCAAGCTTGGTTCGTGAGCGACGGCGAGGACACGACTCTGAAGTCCTTCCTGACGCGCCTGCTCGGCAGCCGCGGCGTGACGCCCAAGGATCGCTCTGTGTCCTTCGGTGTCGCCTGGACGATGGCCGGCTTGATGGACACAGTCTGGCGGATATTCCGCCGCAAGGGCGAGCCGCCGATCACCCGGCAGATGCTGCGGCTGATCGGCAAGGATTTCACCATCGACATTCGCCGTGCGCGCAATGACCTCGGCTACGCTCCAGTGACTTCGCCGGCCGATGGCATGCGCCGCATGCGGGCCGGCGAGGCAACTCCGGCTTACACGGCCGTCGATGGCCATCTATGACGTCTCGCGGCCCCGTCATGAGGCTTGCGGCAACCCTTGCGGGCGCCGACGGTGCAACCTTCTTCCGGGCGTGGCTGTCGCGCCCATTCGCTATTGCCGCCCGTCCGCTTCCGGCCCCCCAAGGCTGCGCGCGCTGGTCGATCACCTGCAGCGCTTCCGGTGGAAGGGCGGTCAGTCGCGTAAACGCAAGACGCCTCGCGGGAGTGGCGGATATCGCTTGGGTGCCATTGAGAATCTTTATTTCTATAATTCTGGAAATACCGTTGACGGCAAGACTGCCGGCGCGCATAGTGTCCCTATGACCGATGACCTTGAAACCGCCGCCGCCCGGCTTGAGGCGCTTGGAAACCCGTCCCGCCTGCGGATCTTCCGCACGCTGGTGCGGGCTGGCGACCCCGGCCTTTCGGTTGGCCAGATACAGGAGAAGCTGGGCCTGCCGGCCTCCACCCTGTCGCATCATCTGCACCGGCTGCTGATCGCCGGGCTGGTGACGCAGGAGCGGGCGGGGACCACGCTGATCTGCCGCGCCGATTTCACCGTCATGCAGGGGTTGATCGGCTATCTCGCCGACGAGTGCTGCAAGGATGTCGGCATCACCTGCGGGAAGGAGGATGCGGCATGATGCAGCGTTCTCGTTCGGCTCATTATTTCGATAATTCCGGAAATATAGTGAAATTTCCGGCCCGACCTGCCGTAGGCAAGCCTTTAGCTGTTCTCCTGTCCTGGCAGGAACCGCTGTGCCTGGCCTCGTTGCCTGCCCTCTGGCGGCACTGGCGGCGGGAGCGCCGCGACTGGCAAGCGCTGCGACAGATGGATGCGGCCGCGCTGGCGGATATCGGCCTGTCGCCTCTGTTGCTGCGTGAGGCCGGACCGCCTTCGCTTGTCCGGTTGCTCGCAACCTATCTGCGGCAACGCCGCCCGTTGATTTTCCGCTCGGAAAGGAGCCGTCATGTCTGTTGCTGAAGCCCTCCGCGCTGCCCGGCTGCCGAAGCCGGACGGGGCGGTGGTTGCCTTAACCGTCACCCTGCTGGCGCTAGCCCTGTTCGCGAATGAACAGCTTGCCGCCAGCATCGACTTCACCCTGAGTTCCCTTCTCGGCGTCTTGCCCTTCCTGCTGGTCTCGGTGGCGCTGGCCGCCGGTGCCAAGGCCAGCGGGGCGGATGCGCTGATCGCCCGTGCCTTTGTCGGGCGCGAAGTGCAGATGGTCGCTTTTGCCGCACTGATCGGCGCGCTGTCGCCCTTCTGCTCCTGCGGCGTCATCCCGGTCATCGCGGCATTGCTGTCGATGGGCGTGCCGCTGGCGCCGGTGATGGCGTTCTGGCTGGCCTCGCCGATCATGGACCCGACCATGTTCGTGCTGACCCTGGGCACGCTGGGTCTCGATTTCGCACTAGCCAAGACGGCGGCGGCCATCGGCGTCGGCCTGCTGGGCGGCTATGGCACCTATGCGCTGACCCGGGCCGGCGCGCTGGCCGATCCACTGCGTGAAGGCATCGGCAATGGCGGCTGCGGCGCGGCGTCGATCCGCAGCCACAAACCGGTGGTCTGGCGCTTCTGGAAAGACGACGCAAGGCTGGCCAAATTCAGCCGCGCTTCCTTCGACACGCTGCTGTTCCTCGGCAAGTGGTTGGCGCTCGCCTTCCTGCTGGAATCCCTGATGCTGGCCTATGTCCCGGCGGAGGCGGTGCGCGGCCTGGTCGGCGATGGCGGATTCCTGTCGATCCTGGTGGCGACGCTTGTGGGCGTGCCGGCCTACCTCAACGGCTATGCCGCGCTGCCGCTGGTCGGCGGCTTCATCCAGCAGGGCATGGCGCCGGGTGCTGGCATGGCCTTCCTGGTTGCTGGCGGCATCACCTCCATCCCGGCGGCGATTGCGGTATGGGCGCTGGCGAAGAAGCAGGTCTTCGCGCTCTATATCCTGTTTGCGCTCGCCGGCTCGCTGCTCAGCGGCGTGCTGTTCCAGCTCGCAGTGCGAGCGTGACGCTGATCGTGACCGTCCAGTTGCAGGACCGGGCCGCCGATCATGGCGCGCTCGGCCTGCTGGTTCCTTGCGGAATCTCGACGAATCGCCAGCGCCTCCTTTCTTTCGAGCCGCCGCAGGGCAGCAGGATTCGCCTGCTGCCCGACAGGGACAGCGACCAGATGGTGGCATTTGTGGAAGCACCGTCAGCAGACAGGCTGACCCTGCGCTACGGTTTCGCGGCGGAGACTGGCGGCCTGTCGGAACAGGCTTTTCTTTCCACCGAGAACCGATGGAGCCGGGCGGCGCGTGCGCTGGCGGCGGAGGCCGAGACTATTGCCCTTGCGGCCGGCTACGGGCGCGCCGGCATCCAGGCCCTCGTCGAGGCCACGGCCGCGAAGTTCCGCTATGGCCATCCGGCGGAGAAATACTATGACGGTCAGGATGCCATACCGCATCTCGGCTGCGGCCTGACCGAAGGCAGCTGCGTCGATATCAATGCCTATCTGATGGCCGCGCTGCGCAGCGCTGGTTACGAGGCCGCCTATATCGCCGGCTATTTCTTTCCCCGGGAACGGGACGGCCTCACCAACGACATGCATTGCTGGGTCGCAACCCGCCATGAGGGCGAGATACTGGAATGGGATATCGCCCATCACATGAAGATAGGCGAGGCACGCATCGCCGCCGCCTATAATCCCAAACCGGGCGAGCGTTGGGCTGTCGGGTACGGGCTTGGCCACCGCTTCCAGCTCGATGACAGGGAAGTCGAGATGAAGCTGCTAGCTGAACCGATGTGGCTGCTGCCCGATGGCCATCTGGCGGATGCGATGCTGGAAATCCGCGTTTCATGACAGCGGGCAGCGGCCATTCCTCTCGCTGTTTCCGATCAGGGCGGAGGGGCTGCTAGCAACAAAAAGAACGGGCGCCCGAAGGCGCCCGTAGAGTTTTGCTCCCGTCTGCGGGGGCCGTCAGGCCTTATACTCCTTAGACTTGAAGGTCAGATGCGCAACCGATTTCGGGGCGTCGGAAATCTTGCGGATATTGCCCCAGGTCTGCTTGTAGTTCGGGATCACAAACTCGTTCACCCCCGCATTCACCACATTTCCCTGCACGCCGGAGGGATAGGCGAACAGCATGAAGGTGTGGCCCGGCTTCGCTTCCGGTGTCGGATAGGCCATTGCCTGGGTGGAGCCGGAGTCATTGTACACCTCCACCAGATCGCCTTCCTTCACGCCCAGCTTCGCCATGTCGGCCGGGTTCATCTCGATGAAGGGGAAGGGCCAGCGGTCCATCACCAGCTCGTTCTGGACGTCCAGATAGGCGGACTGCCAGACGATGTTGGCGCGGCCATTGTTGATGAGGAAGGGATAGGCATCCTTCTGAGCCTGTTTGCCCTCGGCCTGCAAGCCACGCCATTTGGTTTCCATGAACTGCGCCTTGCCGTCGGGCCGGGAAAACTTGCCGTCGGCATAGAGGCGTTTGGTGCCGACGATCCGGCCATCCTTGAAATCCACCGCCGGCTCCTGAAAGCCGTTGGTGCCCATGGCGCGCAGCCTTTCGTAGGTGACGTGCTTCCCGCCATGCGCGGTGGCGTGGTAGCCGTCCATGAAGGCGTCCTCCTCGGTCTTCCAGTCGAAGCCCTTGAACTGCTTGGCATAGTCGGCCATGCCGCTGGCGGCCAGAACGCGCTCCATATGGTTGGCCAGTCGGGCGGCGATCAGGCAGTCCGGCATCGCCTCGCCCGGCGGGTCCATGTAGCGCTCGGTCAGCCGCATGCGCCGCTCGCCATTCATCGAGGTAAGGTTCATCTCGCCCGAGGTCGCGGCCGGCAGCATTACATGGCAGGCTTGGCCGATCTGCGTCGGCACGATATCGACATCGACGGCGAACAGCCCGCCCTGGCGGATGGCGCCCATGATCGCTTCCACCATCGCCTCGCGGTCGCCATAGGGCACCGCGTTCATCGCATCCTTCACCATGTCGGTGCGGCGCTTGTAGACCCGCTTGAACTCGTGCGCGTTCAGCGTGGTCTTGTAATGGTCGCAGCCCCAGATGTGATGGACGCCGCCTTTGCCTTCGATCAGCAGCCGGTCGACATAGGCGGCTGGGCGGCCGACATGACCATCGGCAGGCCGGGCATAGCCTTCCTGATGCCCGCCCATGCGCACGCAGCCGCCGCCGGGACGGCCGATATTGCCGGTCGCCAGAGCAAGGTTCGCCAGCGCGCCGTTGGTGCGGTAATTGTCGTTGCCCCAGATCAGCCCCTTCTCGTAGGCGAACATGGCGCGCCGGCGCTTGCCTTCCTTCGGTTCGGCGATCCAGCGTGCCGATTGCCGGATCTGCTCGACGCTGAGGCCGGTGATCCGCGCTGCTTCCTCCAGGCTGGTCCTGTTCGCCGCAAGCGCCTTGTCCCAGTCGATGGTCGAGGCGGCGATGAAGTCGCGGTCGATCCAGCCCTGCTCGGCGATATAAGTCAGCCACGCGTTGAACAGCACCAGATCGGTGCCGGACTCGATGGCGAGGTGCATGACATTGTCCTTGCCGGCCTCGACCTCGCAGGCATTCACCGTCACGGTGCGGCGCGGATCGACGATGATCGCGCGCGCGGCGGCATGGGCTTCGCCCGGCAGCTGCTCGCGCTTCTTGCCGAGCGAGGAGCCGCGCAGGTTTGGCACCCAGTGATTGAGGAAGTAGTTGGTCTGGGTTTCCAGCGCATTGGTGCCGACAGCGACGATGGTGTCCGCTAGCTCCGCATCCTCATAGCAATTGTTCAGCTCGCCGACGCCCATGTCGCGGGTGGCATGGACCTCGGAGTTATAGGCCGGGCGATTATGGATGCGGATGTTCTTCACCTTCATCGCGCCGAAATACAGCTTGCCGGTGCCCCAGGTATTCTCGTAGCCGCCGCCG
Protein-coding regions in this window:
- a CDS encoding arsenate reductase (azurin) large subunit, with the protein product MAYKRNIDRLPIVPADAKEHNVVCHYCIVGCGYKAYSWDVNRQGGTQPDRNKFGVDLSKPQFAEAEAWYAPSMYNIVKQNGRDVHLVIKPDKGCVVNSGLGSIRGARMAEMTFSEARSTQQQRLTDPLVWRYGQMQPTSWDDALDLVARVTAAVIKEQGEDGLFVSAFDHGGAGGGYENTWGTGKLYFGAMKVKNIRIHNRPAYNSEVHATRDMGVGELNNCYEDAELADTIVAVGTNALETQTNYFLNHWVPNLRGSSLGKKREQLPGEAHAAARAIIVDPRRTVTVNACEVEAGKDNVMHLAIESGTDLVLFNAWLTYIAEQGWIDRDFIAASTIDWDKALAANRTSLEEAARITGLSVEQIRQSARWIAEPKEGKRRRAMFAYEKGLIWGNDNYRTNGALANLALATGNIGRPGGGCVRMGGHQEGYARPADGHVGRPAAYVDRLLIEGKGGVHHIWGCDHYKTTLNAHEFKRVYKRRTDMVKDAMNAVPYGDREAMVEAIMGAIRQGGLFAVDVDIVPTQIGQACHVMLPAATSGEMNLTSMNGERRMRLTERYMDPPGEAMPDCLIAARLANHMERVLAASGMADYAKQFKGFDWKTEEDAFMDGYHATAHGGKHVTYERLRAMGTNGFQEPAVDFKDGRIVGTKRLYADGKFSRPDGKAQFMETKWRGLQAEGKQAQKDAYPFLINNGRANIVWQSAYLDVQNELVMDRWPFPFIEMNPADMAKLGVKEGDLVEVYNDSGSTQAMAYPTPEAKPGHTFMLFAYPSGVQGNVVNAGVNEFVIPNYKQTWGNIRKISDAPKSVAHLTFKSKEYKA